Proteins co-encoded in one Bremerella sp. TYQ1 genomic window:
- the tilS gene encoding tRNA lysidine(34) synthetase TilS: MLVAVSGGADSIALLRLLADALSAEQRKRLFVVHLNHGLRGDESDADQHFVRETAERLGVNVRTKKLAAGTLANSGDGDGIEAAARSARYAFFREIAQEVEARYLVTAHHRNDQVETVLHRVFRGTGVAGLAGIAEAREWLPGVGLVRPLLPFAREEIVAYLNEIDQPWREDATNAVNDFTRNQIRNELLPYLREMFGDSIDASLWRLSQQAADCQEVIDEWVCNQMDNAVMFPETAVVHVDLRKLAGERPYLVRELLVAIWRKQQWPRQEMTQQHWQKLSDLVTADADGVADVLPGTIRAVRENDRLILSR; the protein is encoded by the coding sequence ATGTTGGTCGCCGTTTCCGGGGGTGCTGATAGCATCGCCCTGTTGCGACTGTTGGCCGATGCCCTCTCGGCTGAACAGCGCAAGCGACTGTTTGTTGTCCATCTGAACCATGGCCTGCGGGGCGACGAATCGGACGCCGACCAGCATTTTGTTCGCGAGACGGCCGAGCGGTTGGGCGTGAACGTAAGAACGAAGAAGCTTGCCGCCGGCACACTGGCAAACAGCGGTGACGGAGATGGTATCGAGGCGGCCGCGCGATCGGCACGGTATGCGTTCTTTCGGGAGATTGCCCAGGAGGTCGAGGCGCGATACCTGGTAACGGCCCATCACCGAAACGACCAGGTCGAGACCGTTTTGCACCGCGTGTTTCGAGGAACAGGGGTGGCCGGTTTAGCCGGAATTGCCGAAGCCAGGGAGTGGCTGCCAGGCGTTGGGCTGGTGCGTCCGCTGCTACCGTTTGCCCGGGAAGAAATCGTTGCGTATCTGAATGAGATCGATCAGCCTTGGCGCGAAGACGCCACCAACGCGGTTAACGACTTCACGCGAAACCAAATTCGGAACGAACTGCTTCCTTATTTACGCGAGATGTTTGGCGATTCAATCGACGCTTCGCTCTGGCGACTTTCGCAGCAAGCGGCCGATTGCCAGGAAGTGATTGACGAATGGGTATGTAACCAAATGGACAATGCGGTCATGTTTCCAGAGACCGCGGTGGTTCATGTCGACCTGCGAAAGCTGGCCGGAGAGCGTCCTTACCTGGTTAGGGAACTTCTGGTGGCGATCTGGCGAAAACAACAGTGGCCACGCCAAGAGATGACCCAGCAGCATTGGCAAAAGCTAAGCGATTTGGTCACCGCCGATGCCGATGGTGTGGCCGATGTGCTGCCAGGCACGATTCGCGCGGTTCGCGAAAACGATCGATTGATTCTAAGCCGTTAA
- a CDS encoding glycoside hydrolase family 16 protein: MRACLLAIVAFLFPWDALLSAAEPLPPLPSQAKLVLEEDWSSGSIDEKKWYVYRKRWGNGNHGVVPENVTVKTDVVNGQKKNVLVCTAHGDQYDGDIIGWWGNKTRVGGVIVSHQHFASGRFEMVLKVGDQTPHEGGPKDPTQPKGCIPALWTYSYRWVEGDKNRKDEFQAETPMYNPHIPAYGLAANEYWSELDFPEFGKQGNFTDAMYNTFLQNRHDNRFFKVPQAVDGEYHTFVTEWRTHLQPMPGIKDDQVIESEGFYWIQDKSVPFETYLGNPLKKLGENEYALYAGKIATHYIDGEKVAENDKWVPALSAQLSMGVWLPDWAGPADWKTASVNIASVKVWQYGDEGDAFGIMKGRTPDSFAKDGTPFD; the protein is encoded by the coding sequence ATGCGGGCCTGTCTTCTTGCGATTGTCGCTTTTTTGTTTCCCTGGGACGCTTTGCTTTCGGCCGCCGAGCCGCTCCCTCCCCTGCCCTCGCAGGCGAAGTTGGTGCTCGAAGAAGATTGGTCGAGCGGCTCGATCGACGAAAAGAAGTGGTACGTCTATCGCAAGCGATGGGGCAACGGCAACCATGGCGTGGTGCCGGAGAATGTGACGGTTAAAACCGACGTGGTGAACGGCCAAAAAAAGAACGTGCTCGTTTGTACTGCCCATGGCGACCAATACGACGGCGATATAATTGGCTGGTGGGGCAACAAGACACGCGTCGGAGGTGTGATTGTTAGCCATCAACACTTCGCGTCCGGTCGATTCGAGATGGTCCTGAAAGTGGGTGATCAGACGCCGCACGAAGGTGGCCCAAAAGATCCTACGCAGCCGAAAGGATGTATTCCGGCGCTGTGGACTTATAGCTACCGCTGGGTCGAGGGAGATAAGAACCGCAAGGACGAGTTTCAAGCCGAGACGCCGATGTACAACCCCCACATTCCAGCTTATGGCCTGGCCGCGAATGAGTATTGGTCGGAGTTAGACTTCCCGGAGTTCGGCAAGCAAGGAAACTTCACCGATGCGATGTACAACACGTTTCTCCAAAACCGACATGACAATCGCTTCTTCAAGGTTCCCCAGGCCGTCGATGGCGAGTACCACACGTTCGTCACGGAATGGCGAACCCATCTGCAACCGATGCCTGGCATTAAGGACGACCAGGTGATCGAATCGGAAGGGTTCTACTGGATTCAAGACAAGTCGGTGCCGTTTGAAACGTATCTGGGCAACCCGCTGAAGAAGCTGGGCGAAAACGAATATGCGTTGTACGCAGGCAAGATCGCTACGCACTACATCGACGGCGAGAAAGTCGCGGAAAACGACAAGTGGGTGCCGGCTTTGTCGGCCCAATTGAGCATGGGGGTTTGGCTACCAGACTGGGCCGGCCCTGCCGATTGGAAGACCGCAAGTGTGAATATTGCCAGCGTTAAAGTGTGGCAGTATGGCGACGAAGGAGACGCGTTCGGCATCATGAAAGGACGTACGCCAGATAGCTTCGCGAAAGATGGCACTCCGTTCGATTAG